atttatgttttttctcaaGCATCTACTTCTGACTAGaacaatatttcttttatatataatataactttaTTGATGACAGAATTTTATTCAAACAATTCGTCGAATATATGGTTATGCCTTCTTAATGAAATTGGTATAAGTAATTCGTGATACATTCTTCTTTATTAATCGTCAATGTCGATTGTCATGGTTGGAGAACGATAGTGCTTGCGCTTAGTAAGTTTTCAGATGATTGATATTGCTGTGGAGTGTAGTTGAGTGAGCAATGGTCATGGAcccaaaaagaaagaaagaatcaAATAGTCATAGATATCTCCATGCTCTTATTCTTCTGAAATATCCTTActtctaaaatatttgaatcattttaatgttttgaaaaaattagGAATTAATAATGTTACATCGTCATTGTTACTTCTGAAACATTCATAAAGTTAGAAACTTAAAATCTCAGATTTTATTGTTCTTGTCAGTCTAGCAAGATATATATCCTATCAGTATATTTAAGTCAGATAATTGTAAGATCCTTTCATAAACATGCAAGTGAAACTATATTTAACTTCACTGATTGGAATAAGTTAACGGTGGACAAATTGAATTTTAGACATATAGAAGTATAAAAGTGCATACAAGCCGCTTAACGTGATTTTCTGATTCGGTCTTTATCATAAGGCAACATGCATTAAATGATTTGGTTATGCTGTTCTCAGGACCAGAAGTCCCACCATTGGTAATCACAGCTGGTTAATTGGCCCATGAAATCATCTGATTCTAGCAAACCCCAATGTTCTGATGTTGTCAAAGAACCATCAGTGTTCTCGACAAAGTTCAGAAGAGAAGCTTCATCTTCCACACCAAAGTATTGTTTTGCCTTTATGCTTCTGTCACAGTCGGAGATAATACCACAAACAATGTCTTCTGATTTTCCTGTTGTCATCCTTGGCTGCTTTATCTCCTGTTCTCTTTTGATGGTTTCTCCATTTCCAGTTTCACTCTCCATGCTGTTTGCTGCTTTGTGTCCCGTACTGCAACTCTCAGTTTGTTCTAGTGGCTTCTGTAATCGATTTTTCAGATCCTGCAActgttaaaaatttaattcatcagAGCGTATCCATGCAGTTTTAAACTAATTCTAACGTTGTTCTACTATTGGACCCATTGATGTAACACAGAATCATACCACAGCACCCACTCAACTGCAATGGATGTCATTAACACAGCACagtagtttttaaaatattaagaaataattacaccacccatttaaaagaaaaatgaaaggtAGAAACTTTATGTATGAAATGTTTGTATATATCTGAAGTATAGAATATCTCAAGTATTTCTCACCTGTATTAACATTGATTGGTACTCTTTGTTGAGAGCATGAAACTGTGAATCCAACGTCTTATAATTGGCCCGAAGTGTTGTGTAGTCTCGCTGAACCTGCTTGAACTTCCATCGAGCTCTCTTGTTCTGAAACCATATTGCAACTTGTCTTGGTTGCAAGCCAAGTTCTCTCGCCACCTCCAATTTCTTTGCTGGTTCAAGTCTCGAGTCTGTCTCAAACATGGATTCCAGTGATTTCACCTGTCCATCGCTGAACCTTTTTTTGCTTCTGCTCCTCTTCTTTCTCGTGCCTGCA
This portion of the Vigna unguiculata cultivar IT97K-499-35 chromosome 6, ASM411807v1, whole genome shotgun sequence genome encodes:
- the LOC114188971 gene encoding homeobox-leucine zipper protein ATHB-12-like: MSDISEYSHSSNAGTRKKRSRSKKRFSDGQVKSLESMFETDSRLEPAKKLEVARELGLQPRQVAIWFQNKRARWKFKQVQRDYTTLRANYKTLDSQFHALNKEYQSMLIQLQDLKNRLQKPLEQTESCSTGHKAANSMESETGNGETIKREQEIKQPRMTTGKSEDIVCGIISDCDRSIKAKQYFGVEDEASLLNFVENTDGSLTTSEHWGLLESDDFMGQLTSCDYQWWDFWS